The Corynebacterium jeddahense genome has a window encoding:
- the cas1e gene encoding type I-E CRISPR-associated endonuclease Cas1e: MGDRISFLYVERATVNRDGNALTITDQRGVAHVPATQLAVLLLGPGTRITYAAMALLGDAGTSTVWVGERGVRYYASGRPPAKSSRMAELQAEIVSHQRKRLDCAKRMYDLRFPGEDLTGLSMAKLRGREGARMKKVYAAEAARTGVYWDRRSYDPNDFDSSSPINQALTAASAALYGIAHAVVAGMGFVPALGIIHTGTDRSFVYDIADLYKAEIAIPAAFDAVARNEGQPAIVVRRIMRDAVVERRLMQRMVRDLKFVMSVPEDEPFSDAELMLWSELEVIASGVNWADDEVRT, encoded by the coding sequence ATGGGAGACCGAATTTCTTTCCTCTACGTTGAGCGCGCAACGGTGAATCGAGACGGGAACGCGCTCACCATCACTGATCAGCGTGGCGTGGCACATGTCCCAGCCACTCAGCTGGCGGTACTCCTCCTTGGCCCTGGAACCCGAATCACGTATGCGGCAATGGCTTTACTTGGAGATGCTGGCACTTCTACGGTTTGGGTAGGTGAGCGTGGTGTTAGGTATTACGCCAGCGGCCGGCCACCTGCTAAGTCCTCGCGCATGGCTGAGCTTCAAGCTGAGATTGTTTCCCACCAGAGAAAGCGTTTGGACTGCGCAAAACGGATGTACGATCTCCGTTTTCCGGGCGAAGATCTCACCGGTCTCTCGATGGCCAAGCTTCGGGGCCGCGAAGGAGCTCGTATGAAGAAGGTGTACGCCGCCGAGGCTGCGCGCACCGGAGTGTACTGGGACCGCAGGAGCTACGACCCGAATGACTTTGACTCCTCCTCACCGATCAACCAGGCACTCACCGCAGCGAGCGCTGCCCTCTACGGCATAGCCCATGCCGTTGTTGCGGGGATGGGCTTCGTTCCGGCGCTTGGGATCATTCACACCGGCACTGACCGCTCATTCGTGTACGACATCGCGGATCTGTACAAGGCAGAAATCGCTATACCGGCTGCCTTCGATGCCGTCGCTCGTAATGAAGGTCAGCCCGCGATTGTTGTCCGAAGAATTATGCGAGACGCGGTTGTCGAAAGGCGACTCATGCAGCGCATGGTCCGCGACCTCAAATTTGTCATGAGCGTGCCTGAAGACGAACCCTTCAGCGACGCCGAGTTGATGCTGTGGAGCGAGCTCGAAGTCATCGCCTCAGGCGTGAACTGGGCAGACGACGAGGTCCGTACGTGA
- the cas6e gene encoding type I-E CRISPR-associated protein Cas6/Cse3/CasE, protein MSTLTRISINPARRNGRKLLTNPQAMHAAVRASFPPDISEDEARVLWRVDPHDHESVLYVVGPEKPTGAVIVEQAGWESRPAQTADYGRFLDSLMKGQRWHFEIVANPTYSEPNGKRGKVKAHVSARHQLDWLYKQAPKAGFALAPRDDDPCTDEERSRWAVSDAPMVMERWTDTFGKGNESRGSRNQVRIAKARFSGTLEITDADAIRHALTHGIGRARAYGCGLLTLAPVK, encoded by the coding sequence ATGAGCACACTGACAAGGATTTCCATCAATCCAGCTCGCAGAAACGGCCGCAAACTGCTCACTAACCCGCAGGCGATGCACGCTGCAGTTCGCGCTTCCTTCCCACCGGATATCTCTGAAGACGAAGCCCGTGTGCTCTGGCGAGTTGATCCGCACGACCACGAATCCGTCCTGTATGTCGTCGGGCCCGAGAAACCCACGGGCGCCGTGATCGTCGAGCAAGCTGGGTGGGAAAGCCGTCCGGCGCAAACCGCCGACTACGGCCGGTTCTTAGATTCCCTGATGAAGGGGCAGCGCTGGCACTTCGAGATCGTCGCCAACCCCACCTACTCCGAACCAAACGGAAAACGGGGAAAGGTCAAGGCACACGTGTCCGCGAGGCATCAGCTGGACTGGCTGTACAAACAGGCACCCAAGGCGGGTTTCGCGCTCGCTCCGCGTGACGACGACCCGTGCACCGATGAAGAGCGCTCCCGCTGGGCCGTCAGCGATGCTCCTATGGTGATGGAGCGGTGGACCGACACTTTCGGGAAGGGGAATGAATCTCGCGGGTCGCGCAATCAGGTGCGCATCGCGAAAGCGCGATTCTCCGGCACCCTTGAGATCACCGATGCGGACGCAATCCGTCATGCTCTCACCCACGGCATCGGCCGCGCACGCGCTTACGGTTGTGGCCTGCTCACTCTGGCACCGGTGAAGTAA
- the cas5e gene encoding type I-E CRISPR-associated protein Cas5/CasD, with product MSHSLLLLLKGPMQSWGDESRFKIRATATTPTKSGIVGLIAAAQGRRRTDEIEDLAALNMAVRVDQSGSLLRDYQTAQEWQTKPNEPAQLVTRYFLSDAAFLAAVESDDRALLENIAEALRSPAFPLFMGRRSCPVHPGLVVGVTDSGGEQSLRDHQHWYASAQHKRQSPQQVSLALYRDALAGESGGVPRQDVPLSFDPQHRRYGWRDVIRCEDVVLHNPEGKERSSSRDIYFETVMQA from the coding sequence GTGTCCCACTCACTATTGCTCCTTTTGAAGGGGCCGATGCAATCATGGGGCGACGAGTCTCGGTTCAAGATTCGGGCTACGGCCACCACTCCAACCAAATCCGGCATCGTGGGTCTCATCGCTGCGGCGCAGGGACGACGGCGCACGGACGAGATCGAGGATCTCGCAGCACTGAACATGGCGGTTCGCGTTGACCAATCCGGCAGTCTATTGCGCGATTATCAGACAGCGCAGGAATGGCAGACCAAGCCGAATGAACCAGCTCAGTTGGTTACTCGCTACTTCCTGTCCGACGCGGCATTCCTCGCCGCAGTTGAGTCAGATGACCGGGCACTGCTCGAGAACATCGCCGAAGCACTAAGATCACCCGCGTTTCCGCTCTTCATGGGCCGCCGATCGTGCCCGGTGCACCCGGGGCTGGTCGTTGGCGTAACCGATAGTGGTGGTGAGCAGTCGTTGCGTGACCACCAACATTGGTACGCATCCGCGCAGCACAAGAGGCAGTCACCGCAACAGGTCTCGCTCGCGTTGTACCGCGACGCTTTAGCTGGCGAGTCGGGCGGCGTTCCGCGTCAGGATGTTCCTCTCTCCTTCGACCCGCAACATCGTCGCTACGGATGGCGTGACGTGATTCGGTGCGAGGACGTCGTGCTCCACAATCCTGAAGGAAAGGAACGATCGTCTTCGCGGGATATCTACTTTGAAACGGTGATGCAAGCATGA
- the cas7e gene encoding type I-E CRISPR-associated protein Cas7/Cse4/CasC, which translates to MSLIIDIHALQTIPPSLINRDDTGAPKTAVFGGVPRQRVSSQSWKRAIRRYFEDQFDSGLVGDRSKRLPEKIARLLEKEGLDQAEAIARAEKLFKAAGIKTEVDKKPKKADPEAPEPSPYPRTSYLIFLSQQQVDRAVQTLLERGDEKISSADAKAILDTNHSVDMAMFGRMVADDAAYNVDAAVQVAHAIGIHGSTPDFDYFTAVDDLAEEGQETGAGMIGTIQMMSSTLYRYATVNLDGLEKNLGSAEVARQAAGQFIEAFIASMPTGKINTFANQTLPELVYVAIRDTRPVSLVNAFETPVLEETHGSFQFETGAKGESKSRRTVAAERLAQEARVVQEVYGFAPRAAFVMGMGDLAAPFEGIAESTTLAGLTERVDDELNRLAGDS; encoded by the coding sequence ATGTCCCTCATCATCGACATCCACGCTCTACAGACCATTCCCCCGTCCCTGATCAACCGCGACGACACCGGAGCACCCAAGACCGCAGTCTTCGGCGGCGTACCGCGCCAGCGAGTTTCCTCCCAGTCTTGGAAGCGGGCGATTCGCCGTTACTTCGAGGACCAGTTTGATAGCGGTTTGGTCGGGGACCGCTCGAAGCGCCTTCCAGAAAAGATCGCCCGCCTTCTCGAAAAGGAGGGGCTCGATCAGGCCGAAGCGATCGCTCGGGCTGAAAAACTGTTCAAGGCAGCTGGAATCAAGACCGAGGTGGACAAGAAGCCAAAGAAGGCTGACCCCGAGGCTCCGGAGCCAAGCCCCTACCCCCGCACGAGCTACCTCATTTTCCTGAGCCAGCAGCAAGTGGATCGCGCGGTGCAGACGCTTCTTGAGCGCGGGGATGAGAAGATCTCCAGCGCTGACGCTAAAGCAATCCTGGACACCAACCATTCGGTGGATATGGCGATGTTCGGCCGCATGGTTGCAGATGATGCCGCGTACAACGTTGACGCAGCCGTGCAGGTTGCGCACGCCATCGGCATTCACGGATCCACCCCGGACTTCGATTACTTCACTGCGGTGGATGACCTCGCCGAGGAAGGCCAGGAGACCGGCGCGGGCATGATCGGCACCATTCAGATGATGTCCTCCACTTTGTACCGCTACGCGACAGTCAATCTCGATGGGCTGGAGAAGAACCTCGGCTCTGCTGAGGTCGCGCGCCAGGCAGCGGGACAATTCATCGAGGCGTTCATCGCGTCGATGCCCACGGGCAAAATCAACACTTTTGCCAACCAGACGCTTCCTGAGCTGGTGTACGTGGCCATTCGGGACACGCGACCTGTCTCCTTGGTTAACGCGTTTGAAACGCCCGTACTCGAGGAAACCCACGGCAGCTTCCAGTTCGAAACTGGGGCGAAGGGTGAATCCAAGTCGCGCCGAACCGTCGCAGCTGAGCGACTTGCGCAAGAGGCGCGGGTCGTCCAGGAGGTCTACGGTTTCGCACCGCGCGCAGCTTTCGTAATGGGCATGGGCGACCTCGCCGCTCCGTTCGAGGGGATTGCTGAAAGCACCACGCTCGCTGGTCTCACGGAACGTGTGGACGATGAGCTGAACCGTCTCGCAGGTGATAGCTAG